In Marinilabiliales bacterium, the sequence ATGAATCGATCAGGGATGTGTTACGGGAGATAGAAACACAAAGCCCCTACAGGTTCTTTTATAATGAAGCATTTGCCGACCTGAATAAAAGAGTCAATATAAATGTTGATGATACCGACATTAATTCAACAATGGATGAATTGTTGCTTATGTCGGATATGTCCTATAGAGTTCTTGAAAATAATTTAGTTGTTATAGCACCCAGGAAAGAGCTGCAGCAGCATGTTGTTTCCGGTCGTGTTACCGATGCCTCTAACAACGATCCTTTACCGGGTGTGAACGTCTTCATTGAAGGAACCACCACCGGAACCATAACTGATATTGACGGACGTTATACGCTTAATGTGCCCGACGATGAGGTTGTTCTTGTGTTTTCATATATTGGATATGTCCGTGAGGAGATACCGGTTGGTGGCAGGCAGGTAATTGATGTAGGCTTGAAACTGGAGCTTGAGGCTCTTGATGAAGTTGTGGTCATTGGTTACGGGGCAAGAAGAGCACGGGACGTGACCACATCCATTTCATCCATTGCTTCTGAAGAAATTGCACGAACCATCAGCATGACTCCCGAACTTGCAATGCAGGGACAAATGGCCGGTGTACAAGTTGGGGGTGTAAGCGGAAATCCGATGGCGAGGCCTGAGATCAGGATCAGGGGAGTTAATACCTGGGGGATATCAAACCCTCTTTATGTTATCGATGGCATTCCTGTTACTGAGTATGGTGCAGGCTATGAAGGTATTGAGGACCTGGGAGCAACTGACATCAGGGGGCCATTAAATATAATGGCTATGATAGATCCGAATGACATAGAATCAATATCCGTACTTAAAGATGCTTCGGCTGCGGCTATATACGGTGTCCGTGCTGCAAACGGTGTAATACTTATAACCACCAAAAGGGGACAATTAGGTGCACCTTCTGTTGAATTCAGCAGCCGCTTTGGAATTCAGAATATTCCACAACATATTGATGTTTTGAACACTGCTCAATACACGTCTCATATACAACGGGTACACGCAAGTGACCCGGAAATTCCGGTCGACCCGGAGAACGAGGGTTTATTTGACCCGAGCCACCCCCGGTACCTGGGTAACAGTCCTACTTACAACTGGCAGGATGCTCTGAAGAATCACAATGCCCCGACCCAGGATTATTCTTTGCGGATTTCCGGTGCAACCGACAGGGTTGATTACTCCCTGTCAGGCAGTTTTGCCGATACCGAAGGTGCTCTGGTTCACAATAATTTGCAGCGCTATTCCGGATCTTTCCAGATAAATGCCAGGATAAACGATTGGCTGCGTGCAGGAGTGAACTACCGGATCAGCCAGGCTGAGGGAAGGGACAATTCATTTCGGATAAACTTCTGGCAATATGCAATGTTTCCGCCCTGGCAGCCAATTTATGATGAAGATGGTCCGGGTGGTTATGCTCCCACTGTTGGAGGGGTGCGGCCAGACGGAACATACAGCAGTGCCAAGCTATACGGGCAGGGAACAAGATTGCATGATATTGGCTCGTATGCGTTAAATGATGCATATTATGAAACCGACCGCAACATGGGGAATTTGTACTTTGAACTTGAGCCGGTGACCAATTTTACAATCAGGGCCCAGATTAGCAGGGATATTTTTGATAACAGAAGATTTGAATTCACTGATAAACGGACGAGCGTTTTTGATTATACAAGAGGAGACCCGCGAGGAATAGGTGGGCCCGGTTCTGTTGGGACTTATGCAGAACGTTTAGTTAATAACACCAACCTCGTAAAGGAAGTTTTTGCAAATTATTCCGCTTCAATCAACGGACATAACATGGACCTGCTTTTCAGCGGAATGGATCAGCAATATAACAGCAAGTTTGTTTCTTACAGTAGCGAATACATGTCAACTACCCTTGATTATCTTCGATTCATTGATGGTTCCGTGGAGAGAGAATTAACTA encodes:
- a CDS encoding SusC/RagA family TonB-linked outer membrane protein → MKKYSNSVLFRKKLLLRMKLTFYLMLICAVQLSASVSMHGQVTLSVHNESIRDVLREIETQSPYRFFYNEAFADLNKRVNINVDDTDINSTMDELLLMSDMSYRVLENNLVVIAPRKELQQHVVSGRVTDASNNDPLPGVNVFIEGTTTGTITDIDGRYTLNVPDDEVVLVFSYIGYVREEIPVGGRQVIDVGLKLELEALDEVVVIGYGARRARDVTTSISSIASEEIARTISMTPELAMQGQMAGVQVGGVSGNPMARPEIRIRGVNTWGISNPLYVIDGIPVTEYGAGYEGIEDLGATDIRGPLNIMAMIDPNDIESISVLKDASAAAIYGVRAANGVILITTKRGQLGAPSVEFSSRFGIQNIPQHIDVLNTAQYTSHIQRVHASDPEIPVDPENEGLFDPSHPRYLGNSPTYNWQDALKNHNAPTQDYSLRISGATDRVDYSLSGSFADTEGALVHNNLQRYSGSFQINARINDWLRAGVNYRISQAEGRDNSFRINFWQYAMFPPWQPIYDEDGPGGYAPTVGGVRPDGTYSSAKLYGQGTRLHDIGSYALNDAYYETDRNMGNLYFELEPVTNFTIRAQISRDIFDNRRFEFTDKRTSVFDYTRGDPRGIGGPGSVGTYAERLVNNTNLVKEVFANYSASINGHNMDLLFSGMDQQYNSKFVSYSSEYMSTTLDYLRFIDGSVERELTSTESSGNRYSLQGLLGRIGYNYQYTYYLDLIMRRDGSARFAPENRWGTFPAVSAAWRVTNERFMENVNWLDDLKLRAGWGQLGNQEVRDMAYLSVIDTRPAYSWGRTDDGLGYYSSGATVFGIANRDLQWEKTTTFNIGFDAVLFRGLYFTAEYYDKLTDGILQTVSLPNSVGVTLQPVDNIASVRNSGVELALNYTGRIGELGYSMGGNFTLNDNEVVSTHKGIPLFGQGIEEGYPLFYVRGYKLGGIFQNQSEIDAWLAENSDVNYQTPKLGPGDFYFQDLRGAPQNDNEFYSEGPDGTIDSYDQVYLGNSIPGYFYGFNMNLTYRGFDMGAVFTGVGDVVKYNVVRQSLEYTSGTGGNLSTDVLNSWTPENRDTDMPRIMRGDPAGNFRASDYFVESAAYLRLSNLQVGYTLPQSFYAFTNDNIRNLRIYLGVSNLFTITPYRGLDPESDKYPTPRVLFMGLNARF